A genome region from Candidatus Lernaella stagnicola includes the following:
- a CDS encoding DUF1566 domain-containing protein — LELGGYSDWRLPTISELRSLIRGCPQNQTGGSCRVTDRCLSFKLCHERCDACGYKYGKCYWPSVLNGDCTYFWSSSAVADDDGGAWLVGFDNGGVGDGGVDGDGVVRCVR; from the coding sequence CTTGAACTTGGCGGCTACTCGGACTGGCGTTTGCCTACGATCAGTGAACTGCGGTCTTTGATACGGGGTTGCCCCCAAAACCAGACGGGCGGAAGTTGCAGAGTGACAGATAGGTGTCTTTCATTTAAATTATGCCATGAGAGATGTGATGCCTGTGGTTACAAATATGGGAAATGCTATTGGCCGTCGGTGCTTAATGGTGACTGTACCTATTTTTGGTCGTCCTCGGCGGTCGCGGACGACGACGGCGGCGCGTGGCTCGTCGGTTTCGACAACGGCGGCGTCGGCGACGGCGGCGTCGACGGCGACGGCGTTGTGCGATGTGTCCGTTAG
- a CDS encoding helix-turn-helix domain-containing protein, whose amino-acid sequence MLRLTSQTIIGIEQGKYAPSLPLAFQISRAFGMSIEEIFEYAESGAKSQ is encoded by the coding sequence GTGCTTCGTCTTACCAGCCAGACGATCATCGGCATTGAGCAAGGTAAGTACGCTCCGTCATTGCCTTTGGCCTTTCAAATTTCCAGAGCTTTCGGCATGAGTATCGAAGAAATTTTCGAATATGCGGAATCCGGTGCGAAATCCCAATAG
- a CDS encoding hybrid sensor histidine kinase/response regulator, which translates to MEQKPELPTESEQFMRQHAVRVLLIDDQPIVGETVRRMLEGEQNLEFRYLSDPTQALRVAEEWAPTVILQDLVMPQIDGMTLIKFFRANPATQDIPMIMLSSREEPITKAEAFAIGANDYLVKLPDRIELIARIRHHSQGFINLIQRNEAYQALAGVAHDIKNILTGIRGGTYMMDQALEGGDQAMLKLGWHVVKVSQDRINQLVFNMLDFSKDRTPAYETVNLAETLGNVRDLIALRAQDAEVEVCLEVHPDAETIEAEGLSIHRCVLNLAGNALDALPDDRPGKVTIRARSDESPDLLALDVQDNGVGIPPEDCAKLFQAFHSSKGAKGTGLGLAVSRKIAVEHGGEITIESTVGVGTTFTIHLPRCKPA; encoded by the coding sequence ATGGAACAGAAGCCCGAATTGCCGACCGAATCCGAACAATTCATGCGCCAGCACGCCGTACGCGTGTTACTGATTGACGACCAGCCGATCGTCGGCGAGACGGTGCGCCGGATGCTGGAAGGCGAGCAGAATCTGGAGTTCCGCTACTTGAGCGACCCGACGCAAGCGCTTCGGGTTGCCGAGGAGTGGGCGCCGACGGTCATCTTGCAGGACCTGGTGATGCCCCAAATTGACGGCATGACGCTGATCAAATTCTTTCGCGCCAATCCGGCCACGCAAGACATTCCGATGATCATGCTCTCCTCGCGCGAAGAACCGATCACCAAAGCGGAAGCCTTCGCCATCGGCGCCAACGATTACCTGGTGAAGCTGCCCGACCGCATCGAGCTGATCGCCCGCATCCGCCACCATTCGCAAGGCTTCATCAACTTGATTCAACGCAACGAGGCCTACCAGGCCCTCGCCGGCGTGGCCCACGACATCAAGAACATCCTCACCGGCATTCGCGGCGGCACCTACATGATGGATCAGGCGTTGGAGGGTGGCGATCAGGCCATGCTGAAACTCGGCTGGCATGTGGTGAAGGTCAGCCAGGACCGCATCAACCAACTCGTGTTCAACATGCTCGATTTCAGCAAAGACCGGACGCCCGCCTACGAGACGGTCAACCTGGCCGAGACCCTTGGCAACGTGCGCGATCTGATCGCCCTGCGGGCGCAAGACGCCGAAGTGGAGGTCTGCCTGGAGGTCCACCCCGACGCCGAGACGATTGAAGCCGAAGGCCTGAGCATCCACCGTTGCGTCTTGAATCTGGCCGGCAACGCCCTGGATGCGCTGCCCGACGACCGACCGGGAAAAGTCACCATCCGCGCGCGGAGCGACGAAAGCCCCGACCTTTTGGCCCTCGATGTGCAGGACAACGGCGTGGGCATCCCGCCGGAGGATTGCGCCAAGCTGTTCCAAGCCTTTCACAGCAGCAAAGGCGCTAAGGGCACGGGACTGGGCCTGGCCGTTTCGCGGAAAATCGCCGTCGAACACGGCGGCGAGATCACGATTGAATCCACGGTCGGCGTCGGCACGACGTTCACCATTCACCTGCCGCGCTGCAAACCGGCCTGA